A DNA window from Roseovarius sp. Pro17 contains the following coding sequences:
- a CDS encoding RsmB/NOP family class I SAM-dependent RNA methyltransferase, producing the protein MTPGARVQAAIELLDRIADGEPAEKALTSWARRSRFAGSGDRAAVRDHVFQALRCWRSYACIGGAQTGRGRMIGALRAAGADPATVFTGVGHAPETLTDAEIAAGTPPTGAAACDLPDWLMEEFRASLGDKGEAAGMALRQRAPVMLRADLRRNSRQDAVYALAEYGVKGTAHPIAKTAICVTEGARKLVRSRAYLEGLVELQDGSGQAAMERIDLSGVTSVLDYCAGGGGKSLALAARTDARIFAHDIDPARMQDLPDRAARCGVEITQIATSSLTRNAPFDIVLCDAPCSGSGTWRRTPEAKWRLTPERLTDLTQIQSQILQDAAALVAPGGRLVYATCSLLVAENEARIDNFLDTVPGWTRCDMHRFDVSDGGDGFFVAQLRRA; encoded by the coding sequence GCGGATGGCGAACCGGCTGAAAAGGCGCTGACATCCTGGGCACGTCGCTCTCGCTTTGCGGGATCGGGCGACCGGGCAGCGGTGCGCGATCACGTCTTTCAGGCGTTACGCTGCTGGCGATCTTATGCATGCATTGGTGGCGCGCAGACCGGGCGGGGGCGCATGATCGGCGCACTGCGCGCCGCTGGCGCGGACCCGGCAACTGTCTTTACCGGGGTCGGTCATGCACCCGAGACCTTGACCGACGCCGAAATTGCAGCGGGTACGCCGCCGACAGGGGCCGCTGCCTGCGATTTACCGGACTGGCTGATGGAGGAATTCCGGGCCTCTCTCGGCGATAAAGGCGAGGCGGCGGGGATGGCTCTGCGCCAACGCGCACCGGTCATGTTACGCGCCGATTTGCGCCGAAATAGTCGCCAAGACGCGGTATATGCACTGGCCGAATATGGCGTCAAGGGTACCGCCCATCCCATTGCAAAAACTGCGATTTGCGTCACCGAAGGTGCGCGGAAACTGGTCCGCAGCCGCGCCTATCTGGAAGGTTTGGTCGAACTTCAGGACGGTTCGGGCCAGGCCGCGATGGAGCGGATAGATCTGTCGGGCGTGACCAGTGTCCTCGACTACTGCGCTGGTGGAGGAGGCAAGTCGCTCGCTCTTGCCGCACGTACAGACGCCCGTATTTTTGCCCATGATATCGATCCCGCTCGGATGCAGGATCTGCCGGATCGCGCCGCCCGCTGTGGCGTAGAGATAACTCAGATTGCAACATCATCTTTGACCCGTAACGCCCCGTTCGATATCGTTTTATGCGATGCCCCTTGCTCCGGGAGCGGCACGTGGCGGCGCACACCCGAGGCGAAATGGCGTTTGACGCCCGAGCGCCTGACTGATCTGACGCAAATTCAATCGCAGATATTGCAAGATGCTGCCGCGCTCGTTGCGCCGGGAGGGCGGCTGGTCTATGCGACGTGCTCGTTGCTGGTGGCCGAGAACGAGGCGCGCATCGACAATTTTCTGGACACCGTGCCGGGATGGACGCGCTGTGACATGCACAGGTTTGACGTGTCGGACGGGGGCGACGGCTTCTTTGTGGCTCAGCTGCGCCGGGCCTGA